Proteins encoded by one window of Flexibacter flexilis DSM 6793:
- the nadC gene encoding carboxylating nicotinate-nucleotide diphosphorylase — protein sequence MKNYPFYITEESLNFFITNALAEDIGEGDHSTLASVPADAQNQAKLIVKADGVLAGVEMALRVFAAVDKDLKVEVLLQDGAAVKYGDIAFVVRGKAQSILSAERLVLNCMQRMSGIATYTHRLTQLIDGTSAKLLDTRKTTPNFRIAEKWAVLIGGGCNHRFGLFDMVMLKDNHIDYAGGITQAVKATQAYLEKLGKPLAIEVETRNLEEVKEALQVGGVARIMLDNMSPELMAQAVQIIDHQCETEASGGITEQTIRMVAQTGVDFISVGALTHSAGSLDMSLKAF from the coding sequence ATGAAAAATTACCCTTTCTATATAACCGAAGAAAGTCTTAACTTTTTTATAACCAATGCCTTAGCTGAAGACATTGGCGAAGGCGATCATTCTACGCTGGCCTCTGTGCCTGCCGATGCCCAAAATCAAGCCAAACTCATCGTAAAAGCCGACGGCGTGTTGGCGGGCGTGGAAATGGCATTGCGCGTGTTTGCGGCAGTGGACAAAGACTTGAAAGTAGAAGTATTGTTACAAGACGGCGCGGCGGTCAAATATGGCGATATTGCCTTTGTGGTGCGCGGCAAAGCCCAGTCTATTTTGAGTGCGGAGCGTCTGGTACTCAACTGTATGCAGCGCATGAGCGGCATTGCCACGTACACGCACCGACTCACGCAACTCATCGACGGCACGTCGGCCAAGCTATTGGACACACGCAAAACAACGCCTAATTTCAGGATTGCGGAAAAATGGGCGGTACTGATTGGTGGCGGTTGTAATCACCGATTCGGGCTTTTTGATATGGTTATGCTCAAAGACAACCACATCGACTACGCGGGCGGCATCACGCAGGCCGTAAAAGCCACGCAAGCCTATTTGGAAAAATTGGGCAAGCCCTTGGCTATTGAGGTGGAAACGCGTAATTTGGAAGAAGTGAAAGAAGCCTTGCAAGTGGGCGGCGTGGCGCGTATCATGCTCGACAACATGAGTCCTGAGCTGATGGCGCAAGCCGTACAAATCATTGACCACCAATGCGAAACGGAGGCTTCGGGCGGCATTACGGAACAAACTATTCGGATGGTGGCACAAACGGGTGTAGATTTTATTTCGGTGGGTGCACTGACGCACTCGGCGGGTAGCCTCGACATGAGTCTAAAGGCTTTTTAA
- a CDS encoding glycosyltransferase family 4 protein, giving the protein MKILYIHQYFFTPQSDGRIRSYHLAKALVAEGHTVELITSHNAPDYQHADVEGISVHYLPIFYDNALGKWQRIRAFAAFVWKCYRLASRQKADVCFATSTPLSIGIIALLLKWLHGIPYIFEVRDLWPEAPIQLGFFRNPFYKKVLRGLEKIIYQNARHVVALSPSMADGVRKVCPQVPVSEIPNMADTEFYQPTTNPKGEQLLHKFSLDKILTITYIGTFGKANDLRQFLGLAQWWQTNAPYPAQFVLAGAGAERPLLENFIQENQLQNVRLLGHQNRMQVRELLAVSDFSYISFAQYPILQTNSPNKFFDSIAAGLPCLINVQGWILEEIRRANCGFYADPENHAHTFEQIHQLWQKPEAYAQMRQNARLLAENKFSKAQAIQKFVALFR; this is encoded by the coding sequence ATGAAAATCCTCTACATTCATCAGTATTTTTTTACGCCACAAAGCGACGGGCGCATACGTTCGTACCATTTGGCCAAAGCCCTTGTAGCCGAAGGCCACACGGTAGAGCTTATCACTTCCCACAATGCTCCCGACTATCAGCACGCCGACGTGGAAGGCATTAGCGTACATTATTTGCCGATTTTTTATGATAACGCGTTGGGCAAATGGCAGCGCATCAGGGCGTTTGCGGCTTTCGTGTGGAAATGCTACCGATTGGCCAGCCGCCAAAAAGCAGATGTATGTTTTGCCACGTCCACGCCGTTGAGTATTGGCATTATTGCGCTGTTGCTCAAATGGTTGCATGGTATTCCGTACATTTTTGAGGTGCGCGACTTGTGGCCAGAAGCCCCGATACAGCTGGGGTTTTTCCGCAATCCGTTTTACAAAAAAGTGTTGCGTGGCCTCGAAAAAATTATTTATCAAAATGCCCGCCATGTAGTAGCTCTTTCGCCGAGTATGGCCGACGGCGTGCGCAAAGTTTGCCCGCAAGTGCCAGTTTCCGAAATTCCGAACATGGCCGACACGGAGTTTTATCAGCCTACCACCAACCCAAAAGGCGAGCAACTTTTGCACAAATTTTCTTTAGATAAAATACTGACCATCACGTATATCGGCACGTTTGGGAAAGCTAACGACCTACGGCAATTTCTTGGCTTGGCGCAATGGTGGCAAACGAACGCGCCTTATCCCGCGCAATTTGTGTTGGCGGGAGCGGGGGCGGAACGGCCTTTGCTGGAGAATTTTATACAAGAAAATCAGCTTCAAAACGTGCGATTGCTTGGACACCAAAACCGCATGCAGGTGCGTGAGTTGCTGGCTGTCAGCGACTTTTCGTATATCAGCTTTGCGCAATATCCGATTTTGCAGACCAATAGCCCCAACAAATTTTTTGATTCGATAGCCGCAGGCTTGCCCTGCCTTATCAACGTGCAAGGTTGGATTTTGGAGGAAATCCGCCGCGCCAACTGCGGTTTTTATGCCGATCCCGAAAATCATGCTCACACTTTTGAGCAAATCCATCAGCTTTGGCAAAAGCCCGAAGCCTATGCCCAAATGCGCCAGAATGCTCGCTTGCTGGCCGAAAATAAATTCAGCAAGGCACAAGCTATACAAAAATTTGTAGCTTTGTTCCGCTAA
- a CDS encoding MFS transporter, with the protein MKTSPSANADKFTGYQLFIVIILALLQFTIILDFMVLSPLGAILMPEMHITTGQFGAVVSGYAFSAGASGLLAAGFADRFDRKKFLMFFYVGFLFGTSLCAMATSYEFLLMARIITGIFGGVIGSVSFAIITDLFVPQMRGRVMAAVQMAFAASQILGLPIGLSLANAYNWHVPFWVIVGLGIVLGVVIMVYMKPIEGHLHLQKLDRHPLHHLFTTVSNSYYLRAFVATTLLATGGFMLMPFGSTFTTNNLKIPMEDLPWIYGITGVSTMIVSPIIGLLSDKIGRFPVFAIGTFIGLSMVAVYTHFGVTPLWVCIAVSVVMFVGINARMISASALVSEVPAPQDRGAFMSVNSSVQQISGGVASFVAGLIVVQNPDGSLGNYPLLGYTVIGSMLVALGLIYWLNSYMQQQKAKAVAAA; encoded by the coding sequence ATGAAAACTTCTCCTTCTGCCAATGCTGACAAATTCACTGGTTATCAGTTGTTTATTGTCATTATTTTGGCTCTTTTGCAATTTACCATTATCCTTGATTTTATGGTGCTCTCGCCACTGGGAGCTATCCTAATGCCCGAAATGCACATCACGACGGGGCAGTTTGGCGCGGTCGTGTCGGGCTATGCGTTTAGTGCGGGAGCATCTGGGCTTTTGGCCGCAGGTTTTGCCGACCGCTTCGACCGCAAAAAATTCTTGATGTTTTTTTATGTGGGCTTTTTGTTTGGCACAAGCCTTTGCGCGATGGCTACCAGCTACGAGTTTCTGCTGATGGCGCGTATCATCACGGGCATTTTTGGGGGCGTAATTGGCTCAGTATCATTTGCCATTATCACCGATTTGTTTGTTCCGCAAATGCGTGGCCGCGTGATGGCTGCCGTACAAATGGCTTTTGCTGCAAGTCAGATTTTGGGTTTGCCAATCGGTCTTTCGTTGGCCAACGCCTACAACTGGCACGTTCCGTTTTGGGTAATTGTGGGCTTGGGTATTGTGTTGGGCGTAGTGATTATGGTTTACATGAAACCCATCGAAGGCCATTTGCATTTGCAAAAACTTGACCGCCACCCGCTGCACCACTTATTTACAACCGTTTCGAACAGCTATTATTTGCGTGCATTTGTGGCTACCACACTTTTGGCAACGGGCGGTTTTATGCTCATGCCGTTTGGTAGTACATTCACTACCAACAACTTAAAAATTCCGATGGAAGACCTGCCTTGGATTTATGGCATTACGGGTGTTTCTACCATGATTGTTTCGCCCATTATTGGGCTTTTGTCCGACAAAATCGGTCGTTTTCCCGTGTTTGCTATCGGTACGTTTATAGGCCTGAGCATGGTGGCTGTTTACACGCACTTTGGCGTTACGCCGCTGTGGGTTTGTATTGCCGTTTCGGTGGTGATGTTTGTGGGAATTAATGCCCGCATGATTTCGGCTTCGGCATTGGTGTCGGAAGTGCCAGCTCCACAAGACAGAGGCGCGTTTATGAGTGTAAACTCCTCCGTACAACAAATTTCGGGCGGTGTGGCCTCGTTTGTGGCGGGGCTTATCGTGGTGCAAAATCCTGATGGCTCGTTGGGAAATTATCCGCTGTTGGGCTATACGGTCATTGGCAGTATGTTGGTGGCTTTGGGGCTGATTTATTGGCTCAATAGCTATATGCAACAACAAAAAGCCAAAGCAGTGGCTGCAGCCTAA
- a CDS encoding TetR/AcrR family transcriptional regulator, which yields MRTRDESKVNLVREKALEMLVIEGFNGFSMQKLAKAAGVSPATLYIYYRDKDDLITQIGVEEGLKMTEAALEGFSSEMSFADGLRLQWKNRASYWMKNPIAVQFFEQIKNSPYHGVVKQTISKEFSEKMSGFVANAQRNNEVITLSLPVYWSVAFAPLYNLLYFHTAGRALGHIPFTLTDEILDQTLELVIKALSPNKLLSLSLIIWLTFSFCFHQ from the coding sequence ATGAGAACAAGAGACGAAAGCAAGGTAAATTTGGTGCGCGAAAAAGCACTCGAAATGCTTGTAATAGAAGGTTTTAACGGATTTAGTATGCAGAAGTTGGCCAAAGCGGCTGGCGTTTCTCCTGCCACACTATACATTTATTACCGCGATAAAGACGACCTCATTACGCAAATTGGCGTAGAAGAAGGCCTGAAAATGACCGAAGCGGCCTTAGAAGGATTTTCGTCCGAAATGTCTTTTGCCGACGGATTGCGCCTACAATGGAAAAACCGCGCCAGTTATTGGATGAAAAATCCGATTGCAGTGCAGTTTTTTGAGCAAATCAAAAACTCGCCTTATCACGGCGTAGTCAAGCAAACGATTAGCAAAGAGTTTTCGGAAAAAATGAGCGGTTTTGTGGCCAACGCCCAGCGCAACAACGAAGTAATTACCTTGTCGTTACCTGTGTATTGGTCGGTGGCTTTTGCACCGTTGTACAACTTGCTGTATTTTCATACCGCAGGCCGCGCCTTAGGCCACATTCCGTTTACGCTCACCGACGAAATACTTGACCAAACACTCGAATTGGTTATCAAAGCACTCTCACCCAACAAGTTATTATCTCTCTCCCTTATTATTTGGCTAACATTTTCCTTCTGTTTTCATCAATGA
- a CDS encoding RelA/SpoT family protein, which produces MEELNIDIEAENKEIVRRYRKLVTLARPTFKKGDAEMVRKAFKFALEAHSGTRRKSGEPYIYHPIAVAQIAVEEIGSGPTSIIAALLHDVVEDTDWELKDIEREFGAKVAQIIDGLTKISGAFTPGSSQQAENFRKMLLTLTDDVRVILIKLADRLHNMRTLESMQRNSQLKIASETIYLYAPLAHRLGLYAIKTELEDLYLKYTEPAVYKEISDKIKQTKAARTKFIKDFIAPIDNELNKQNFKVTIKGRPKSIHSIWNKMRKQGIPFEQVYDLFAIRIIIDTAYEHEKADCWKVYSIVTDYYMPSPERLRDWVSTPKSNGYESLHTTVMSKAGQWVEVQIRTQRMDDIAEKGYAAHWKYKDAQTGNHSPATRESGIEQWIGKVREMIEQNDSNAIDFVNDFRSNLFNDEVFVFTPKGDLKVLPAGSCVLDLAFDIHSQVGARCIGAKINQRLVPINSKLSNGDQVEILTSTKQRPSADWLKFVVSSKAISKIKEVLREHTRSQISEGRDIVERKLKQFKITLSDEIQNQLKSFFSQKTPQDLFLKIAQGTIDPKELKRFKEARDEGFPRPVPAGAAASSAAPLLDGKSIERELRRTQGTDFLVIGRGDSKIEYALATCCNPIAGDTIFGYVTSTGSIKIHRTSCPNAPEMMAQHGYRILKAQWASQQDSSYSVGLKVMGTDRIGLVSDVTKVISQQLKVNMESIALKTTDGVFDGEIVLSVQDTDHLNELIHLLSKVEGVVNVSRFDV; this is translated from the coding sequence ATGGAAGAATTAAATATTGATATTGAAGCTGAAAATAAAGAGATCGTACGTCGTTATCGGAAATTAGTTACGCTAGCGCGTCCCACCTTCAAAAAAGGTGATGCCGAAATGGTACGGAAAGCGTTTAAGTTTGCATTGGAGGCACACAGCGGGACACGTCGCAAATCAGGCGAGCCATACATTTATCACCCCATTGCCGTAGCACAAATTGCGGTAGAAGAAATCGGATCGGGGCCAACCTCGATTATTGCAGCACTGCTGCACGATGTAGTAGAAGATACTGACTGGGAACTCAAGGATATAGAACGCGAATTTGGCGCGAAAGTAGCCCAAATCATTGATGGGCTTACCAAAATTTCGGGCGCGTTTACACCGGGTTCGTCCCAACAGGCCGAGAATTTCCGTAAGATGTTGCTCACGCTCACCGACGATGTGCGCGTGATTCTGATCAAACTCGCCGACCGCCTCCACAATATGCGCACGCTGGAAAGTATGCAGCGCAATTCACAACTCAAAATCGCTTCCGAAACCATTTATCTATACGCGCCACTGGCGCACCGCTTAGGCCTATACGCCATCAAAACGGAGCTGGAAGACCTTTATCTAAAATACACAGAACCTGCGGTTTATAAAGAAATTTCTGATAAAATAAAGCAAACCAAAGCAGCGCGTACCAAGTTTATTAAAGATTTTATTGCACCCATCGACAACGAGTTGAACAAACAAAACTTTAAGGTAACCATCAAAGGCCGCCCCAAAAGTATTCACTCGATTTGGAACAAAATGCGCAAGCAAGGCATTCCGTTTGAGCAGGTGTACGACCTTTTTGCCATTCGCATTATCATCGACACGGCCTACGAACACGAAAAAGCCGACTGCTGGAAGGTTTATTCTATCGTAACGGATTATTATATGCCTAGTCCCGAACGCCTCCGCGACTGGGTGAGTACGCCAAAAAGTAACGGCTACGAATCCTTGCACACAACCGTAATGAGCAAAGCAGGCCAATGGGTAGAAGTGCAGATTCGGACGCAACGCATGGATGACATCGCCGAAAAAGGTTACGCCGCACACTGGAAATACAAAGACGCACAAACAGGCAACCACAGCCCCGCCACACGCGAATCTGGTATTGAACAATGGATTGGAAAAGTACGCGAAATGATTGAGCAAAACGACTCCAACGCCATCGACTTTGTCAATGACTTCCGTAGCAACCTATTCAACGACGAAGTTTTTGTTTTTACGCCAAAAGGCGATTTGAAAGTATTGCCTGCAGGTTCGTGCGTGTTGGATTTGGCTTTTGATATTCACAGCCAAGTGGGCGCGCGATGTATCGGGGCAAAAATCAACCAACGTTTAGTTCCCATCAACTCTAAACTGAGCAATGGCGACCAAGTCGAAATCCTAACCTCGACCAAACAACGCCCTTCTGCGGACTGGCTTAAGTTTGTAGTAAGCTCTAAGGCTATTTCCAAAATAAAAGAAGTATTGCGCGAACATACTCGTTCCCAAATTTCGGAAGGCCGAGATATTGTAGAACGAAAACTCAAACAATTTAAAATTACGCTCAGCGACGAGATTCAGAATCAACTCAAATCATTTTTTTCGCAGAAAACGCCGCAAGATTTGTTCCTCAAAATTGCGCAAGGAACAATAGACCCCAAAGAACTCAAACGTTTTAAAGAAGCCCGCGACGAAGGTTTTCCGCGCCCTGTGCCCGCAGGTGCTGCTGCGTCGAGTGCGGCCCCACTATTGGACGGCAAATCCATCGAGCGCGAACTAAGACGTACTCAAGGAACTGATTTTTTGGTGATTGGGAGAGGTGATAGCAAAATTGAATATGCGTTGGCCACGTGCTGCAACCCGATTGCTGGCGACACGATTTTTGGGTACGTTACTTCCACTGGCAGCATCAAGATTCACCGCACGAGTTGCCCGAATGCTCCCGAAATGATGGCGCAACACGGATACAGGATCCTGAAAGCACAATGGGCTTCGCAGCAAGACAGTTCTTATTCGGTAGGGCTGAAAGTAATGGGAACAGATCGCATTGGCTTGGTAAGCGATGTTACAAAAGTTATTTCTCAACAACTCAAAGTAAATATGGAATCTATTGCACTTAAAACGACAGACGGCGTGTTTGATGGCGAAATTGTGCTAAGTGTGCAAGATACGGACCACCTCAACGAACTGATTCATTTGCTTTCCAAAGTGGAAGGTGTGGTGAATGTGAGTCGTTTTGATGTTTAA
- a CDS encoding rhodanese-like domain-containing protein, translated as MAIDFKGMVAQGATILDVRTPEEYSEGHIEGSINISVDKVGTELERIKGMKQPIITCCRSGGRSGMATSVLTSQGMESYNGGPWNVLLSQIQ; from the coding sequence ATGGCAATTGATTTTAAAGGAATGGTAGCACAAGGTGCGACTATCTTAGACGTTCGTACACCAGAAGAATACAGCGAAGGCCACATCGAAGGTTCTATCAATATTTCGGTGGACAAAGTAGGGACAGAATTAGAGCGTATCAAAGGCATGAAGCAGCCCATTATTACGTGTTGCCGCAGCGGCGGACGTAGCGGAATGGCAACTTCGGTGCTCACTTCGCAGGGCATGGAATCGTACAACGGCGGCCCTTGGAACGTGCTACTAAGCCAAATCCAATAA
- the rho gene encoding transcription termination factor Rho, which yields MYNIEELKDRLLAELKDIAETLGVKNFRKLAKNELIYKILDQQSILPESELKAKTPPLPPLANTPVENEEVVAEQQQPNEPEHNPAQPPRIRQRIKRENVQSSDNQSNNSDSETFKPRDKDPSTLPPINIAETEDLLASFTNDIDQIMTAFGDTSVPPAAPPTPPSANQERREQRNKEREAFREAQREAQREYLREKDRAIRASRDTTPETPTPAAPTLAPAQDVEMPVVPLPAPVAVVAAPPIPVQLPVNIREFDGMVTSEGVLEMMPEGYGFLRSADYNYLASPDDIYVSPSQVKLFSLKTGDTVRGPIRPPKEGEKYFALLRVDTVNGKTSDEIRDRIPFEYLTPLFPNERLNLSTTPDQYSTRILDLFAPIGKGQRGMIVAQPKTGKTVLLKEIANAIAKNHPEVYLIVLLIDERPEEVTDMMRSVKGEVIASTFDEQAERHVKVASIVLEKAKRMVECGHDVVILLDSITRLARAYNTTAPSSGKILSGGVDANALHKPKRFFGAARNVENGGSLTIIATALIETGSKMDEVIFEEFKGTGNMELQLDRKLANKRVYPAIDVPASGTRREDLLMDKEELNRVWILRKHMADMNSIEAMEFLKDKMKFTRSNAEFLISMNG from the coding sequence ATGTATAACATCGAAGAATTAAAAGACAGATTGCTTGCCGAACTGAAAGACATTGCAGAAACGCTTGGCGTTAAGAATTTTAGAAAATTAGCCAAAAACGAACTCATTTATAAAATTTTAGACCAACAATCCATATTACCAGAAAGCGAACTGAAAGCCAAAACGCCCCCATTGCCTCCTTTAGCCAATACACCCGTAGAAAATGAAGAAGTAGTGGCAGAACAACAACAACCAAACGAACCAGAACACAATCCTGCTCAACCGCCAAGAATACGCCAACGCATCAAGCGCGAAAACGTACAATCTTCTGATAATCAAAGCAATAATTCTGATAGTGAAACATTTAAGCCTCGCGACAAAGATCCTTCTACGCTTCCGCCTATCAACATTGCCGAAACAGAAGATTTGTTGGCCAGCTTTACCAACGACATAGACCAAATCATGACGGCATTCGGCGACACGAGTGTTCCGCCTGCCGCTCCTCCCACACCTCCTTCGGCCAACCAAGAACGCCGAGAGCAACGTAACAAAGAACGTGAAGCGTTCCGTGAAGCGCAAAGAGAAGCTCAACGCGAATATTTGCGTGAAAAAGACCGCGCCATTCGTGCTTCCCGCGACACAACACCCGAAACGCCAACACCTGCCGCACCAACTCTTGCACCTGCCCAAGACGTAGAGATGCCCGTTGTGCCTCTGCCTGCTCCTGTTGCAGTAGTTGCCGCGCCGCCTATTCCTGTGCAATTGCCCGTAAATATTCGCGAGTTTGATGGAATGGTTACCAGCGAAGGGGTTTTGGAAATGATGCCAGAAGGATACGGCTTTTTGCGATCGGCTGATTATAACTATTTGGCTAGCCCCGACGATATTTATGTTTCGCCTTCGCAAGTGAAATTGTTTAGCCTCAAGACTGGCGACACCGTGAGAGGTCCAATACGCCCGCCAAAAGAAGGCGAAAAATATTTCGCGCTTTTGCGCGTGGATACCGTCAACGGCAAAACCTCCGACGAAATCCGCGACCGTATTCCCTTTGAATATCTTACCCCTTTGTTCCCCAACGAGCGGTTAAATCTGAGCACTACGCCCGACCAATATTCTACCCGTATCCTTGACCTTTTCGCGCCTATCGGCAAAGGCCAACGCGGTATGATTGTGGCGCAACCCAAAACAGGTAAAACCGTATTGCTCAAAGAAATAGCAAACGCCATTGCCAAAAATCACCCAGAAGTTTATTTGATTGTGTTGCTCATCGACGAACGCCCAGAAGAGGTAACGGATATGATGCGCAGCGTGAAAGGCGAAGTAATTGCTTCTACGTTTGATGAGCAGGCCGAACGCCACGTAAAAGTGGCAAGCATCGTGTTGGAAAAAGCAAAACGCATGGTAGAATGTGGCCACGATGTCGTTATCCTCTTGGATTCGATTACGCGTCTGGCACGTGCCTACAACACTACTGCGCCTTCGTCTGGCAAAATCTTGTCGGGTGGTGTAGATGCCAACGCTTTACACAAACCAAAACGTTTCTTTGGGGCGGCGCGTAATGTCGAAAATGGCGGTTCGCTGACCATCATCGCGACGGCTCTTATCGAAACTGGCTCGAAAATGGACGAAGTTATCTTTGAGGAATTTAAAGGCACAGGCAACATGGAATTGCAACTCGACCGCAAATTGGCCAACAAACGTGTTTATCCTGCCATTGACGTGCCTGCTTCGGGAACACGCCGCGAGGATTTGCTCATGGACAAAGAAGAACTTAATCGTGTTTGGATTTTGCGCAAGCACATGGCCGACATGAACTCTATCGAGGCAATGGAATTTTTGAAAGACAAAATGAAATTCACGCGTAGTAATGCCGAGTTCTTAATTTCAATGAACGGGTAA
- a CDS encoding glutamate synthase subunit beta, translated as MYEYTKTNRLDPEVKPVKERLANFDEIYERYNTAAAESQASRCIQCGIPFCTSLGCPLNNNIPQWLKYIAEKEHQSAFDISNETSPFPEILGRICPHDRLCEKACTLNEDYGAVSIGSVEVFISESGFEKGLKPEFPQTLSDKKVAIIGSGPAGLSCATFLLRAGIRPVIYEKADEAGGLLIYGIPSFKLEKEAVTRRIQWLLEAGMELHLNAEIGKDITFESLRRQYDAVFLAVGATEGKLLTYEGYNSDGVFMAVPFLTNAQKKQLGKRSDKKYSVAGKRVVVVGGGDTAMDCVRTSVREGASSVTCVYRRDEASMPASTKEFKAAQEEGVEFLYNKAPKAFDVTPEGKLQGMFFVETTLQKNAETGKEYLAEIADQQTLMEADVVILALGFNNEQLQFLTDNGITTTPYGTILTNEQQQTSIEGVFAGGDATRGADLVVTAALDGREAATFIAEYVFGK; from the coding sequence ATGTACGAATATACCAAGACAAATCGCCTTGACCCCGAAGTGAAGCCAGTCAAAGAACGTTTGGCCAACTTTGATGAAATATACGAACGCTACAACACTGCCGCCGCCGAATCGCAAGCAAGTCGTTGTATTCAATGTGGCATTCCGTTTTGTACGTCTTTGGGCTGCCCGCTCAACAACAATATTCCTCAATGGCTCAAATACATTGCCGAAAAAGAACATCAATCGGCTTTTGATATATCCAACGAAACATCGCCTTTTCCTGAGATTTTGGGTAGAATCTGCCCGCACGACCGCCTTTGCGAAAAAGCTTGCACGCTCAACGAAGATTATGGCGCGGTTTCGATTGGTTCGGTAGAGGTTTTTATTAGCGAATCAGGTTTTGAAAAAGGCCTTAAACCCGAATTTCCGCAAACACTTTCCGACAAAAAAGTAGCCATCATTGGTTCGGGACCTGCGGGGCTTTCGTGTGCTACGTTTTTGCTCAGAGCGGGCATCAGGCCTGTCATTTATGAGAAAGCCGACGAGGCGGGCGGTTTGCTTATTTATGGCATTCCGAGTTTTAAACTCGAAAAAGAAGCCGTTACGCGCCGCATACAGTGGCTTTTGGAAGCGGGTATGGAGTTGCACCTAAACGCGGAGATTGGCAAAGACATTACGTTTGAGAGCCTGCGCCGCCAATACGATGCCGTATTTTTGGCTGTCGGGGCAACGGAAGGCAAGTTGCTTACTTACGAAGGTTATAACTCTGACGGTGTGTTTATGGCCGTTCCGTTCCTGACCAACGCCCAAAAGAAACAGTTGGGGAAACGTTCGGACAAAAAATATAGCGTAGCAGGCAAACGCGTAGTAGTGGTTGGTGGCGGTGATACCGCAATGGACTGCGTGCGTACGTCGGTGCGTGAGGGCGCAAGCAGTGTTACGTGTGTTTATCGCCGCGATGAAGCCTCTATGCCTGCCAGCACCAAAGAATTTAAGGCAGCACAAGAAGAAGGCGTAGAGTTTTTGTACAACAAAGCTCCTAAAGCCTTTGACGTAACGCCAGAAGGCAAGCTGCAAGGAATGTTTTTTGTAGAAACGACTTTGCAAAAAAATGCAGAAACGGGCAAAGAATATTTAGCAGAAATAGCAGACCAACAGACACTTATGGAGGCTGATGTCGTGATTTTGGCTTTGGGTTTCAACAACGAGCAATTACAGTTCCTGACCGATAACGGCATTACAACCACACCTTACGGTACGATTCTGACCAACGAGCAACAACAAACCAGCATAGAAGGCGTATTTGCGGGTGGCGATGCTACGCGCGGCGCGGATTTAGTGGTTACTGCCGCCCTTGATGGCAGGGAAGCCGCTACGTTTATTGCGGAATACGTTTTTGGAAAATAG